The nucleotide sequence CTCGCGCTCGGCGGCGTGGCGGTGCTGTTGCTGGCGGGGATCGTCACCGGCGTGGTGCGGACGGTGCTTCGCGAGACGGGCTTCCGGCTCGACCGCACGGGCAATGGTTTCCGCCGGCGGCGCGGGCTGCTGACCAAGACCGACGTGTCGCTGCCGCTGAAGCGCATCCAGGCCGCGCTGATCGCCACCGGCCCGGTGCGCGAGCATTTCGGCTGGCGCGCCTTCAAGGTGGTGAGCCTGGCGGGCGAGAGCGGCACCAAGGGCCAGCCCGGGACAGAGGACAAGCGCGACCATGTGCTTGCGCCATTGGCAACGACGGATGAACTGGCGCCCATTGCCGGCGAGATCGGGCTTGCCCTTCCCGGTCCGGACACGCCGTGGCGGCCGGTGTCGAAGCGGCATGTCGGCAGCTTTCTGGCGTTCGTCGGGCCGCTCATGCTGCTGATCGCCTCGGTTAGCGCCACTGCCCTCCTGCTTCGTGGCGAGCCGAACGCGGGAGCGTCCATCGTCCCGCCAATCGCTGCGGGCATCGGCTTCCTCGTACTGTGGGGCCTTCGCTGGCTGGAATGGCAGCGGACCGCTTATGCAGTGGAAGGCCAGAGGCTGCTGATCCGCAGCGGCTGGTGGAGCCGCAAGACCTTCCTCATCCCGCTTCGCAACATCCAGAGCGTCACGCTGCACGAGAACAGCCTGGGGCGGAAGTTCGGCATCGCAACGCTGGCGATCGACGTCGCCGGTGGGCGGTCGACCGGCCAGCGCATCCCTTCGCTGCCGCGAAATGAAGCGAGCCTAGTGCGCACGGAGCTGCTATCTCGGCAGCCATGAGCGTGGCGCTAGGGGTGGAACGGTCGCTGTCGGGCCAGGCATGGCGCTGGCGGCGGCCGCAATCGGACGAGAAATTGGGCGAGGCCCTGGTCGACGAGCTGCTGCTCGGCCGCGGCGTAAGCCCGCACGAGCTGGAACGCTACCGCTCGCCGACCATCCGCGACCTGCTGCCCGACCCGAGCCTGTTCCGCGACATGGACGC is from Sphingomonas sp. LHG3406-1 and encodes:
- a CDS encoding PH domain-containing protein, with product MPGADEAKAERLHPLSLLSGLGRAARNVIGGIAAGGFLAFQGRFLIALLVLGGIAVASLAGLLLHWWNFSFRVGRDAIRIDSGALNRNHRTIPFDRVADVSISQGPLQRVAGIARVTLETGGGGSDDGVLDGIPLQRAEALREFIRARRSRAPASAGALPAIGTTQEPAPLFAMDIRRVLTLGLFNFSLALFAGLFGASQTFGDMVDIDPFERNFWRPILEQSGWGAWLLAHQIGLALGGVAVLLLAGIVTGVVRTVLRETGFRLDRTGNGFRRRRGLLTKTDVSLPLKRIQAALIATGPVREHFGWRAFKVVSLAGESGTKGQPGTEDKRDHVLAPLATTDELAPIAGEIGLALPGPDTPWRPVSKRHVGSFLAFVGPLMLLIASVSATALLLRGEPNAGASIVPPIAAGIGFLVLWGLRWLEWQRTAYAVEGQRLLIRSGWWSRKTFLIPLRNIQSVTLHENSLGRKFGIATLAIDVAGGRSTGQRIPSLPRNEASLVRTELLSRQP